In Streptacidiphilus sp. P02-A3a, the DNA window TCCTCTGCTACCTGATCGGCGCGGCCGGTCTGGTGCTGTTCGTCTGGGTCCAGCACCGGATGGGCGACGACGCGCTGCTGCCGCTGCGGCTGTTCCGCAGCAGCACCTTCTCGGTCGCCTCGGCCCAGGTCACCATCATCGGCATGGCGATGTTCGGTGGCATGTCGGTGATCCCGCTCTACCTGCAGATCGTCAAGGGCGCCTCGCCGACCAAGTCCGGCCTGCTGCTGCTCCCGCTGGTCGCCGGGCTGATGCTGTCCTCGCTCGGGTCCGGGCAGCTGATCGCCCGCACCGGCCGCTACAAGATCTTCCCGGTGATCGGCTCGGTGCTGATGGTCATCGGCATGGGCCTGATGATCACCATCGGCGCCGACACCGCCCTCTGGCAGACCGACATCTACATGGCGGTCTTCGGCATCGGCCTCGGGCTCAACATGCAGAGCCTGGTGCTGGCGATGCAGAACGCCGTGGACGCGAAGGACATGGGCGTCGCCTCCAGCTCGTCCACCTTCTTCCGCTCCATCGGCGGCACCCTGGGTACCGCGATCTTCCTGTCCATCCTGTTCTCCTCGGCCGGATCGAAGATCAGCGCCCAGTACACCAAGGCGGCCACCGACCCGGCCTTCCTCGCCGCGGCCAAGGCCGACCCCGGCCAACTCGCCTCGCTGAACCAGCACCTGAAGGGCGGACTGGACGACACCTCGTTCCTGAACGGGCTGGCGAAGCCGCTGGTCCACCCGTTCTTCGTCGGCTTCTCGGACGCCGGTGACACGGTGTTCGCGATCACCGCCGTGCTGCTGGTGGTGGCCATCGTGCTCTCGGCCTGCCTGAAGGAGGTGCCGCTGCGCATGGTCTCCGGCAACCAGGCCCGGGCCAGGGAAGAGGCGGCGACCGCCGACGCCGCCGTGGGCACCGACGCGGCCGCCCTCGCGGAACCGGCCGAGGCCGCGGGCGACCGCTAGCGGTCACCACCGCCGAACGCCGATGCCCCGCCGCCCGCACCGGGCGGCGGGGCATCGGCGCGTCAGCCGACCGTGCCCGGCGCGACCGTGGCCGCCCCGATCGTGCGCGCCGTGAAGCACTGGCTGCCGCCGTTGCCGGGTGCCGTGAGGCAGATCCGCAGCGGGGTACCAGGGGCGTCGACCGAGACCATCGGCGTGTACACGAAGGTCTGCGCGAGGTACCGTTCCCAGGACGAGACGCTGTAGCCGGTTCTGACGGCGAGTTGGTCCAGGCTCAGGCCGCTGTCGTCCTTCATCCGGCGCAGCCGCACCAGTAACTGGACGACCGTCGGATCCAGGCCTTCCGGCAGTGCCTTCCACCGTGCCATGCGCAGCCCCCTGCTGTCCCGGCGGCGGCTCCGCGGGACCGTGGCCGAAGTCCAGCCGCGGCCATGCTAGCGGATTCACCATGCCCCCGCACGGCTCGGCGTCCGCCCAGCTCAGGGGCCATATCCGGACCGGCCGGACGGGCCGGGAAACCCCCATCCTGCCCGATCAGTTGACATGGTCCTGTGGATGCGCGACAAAGAGTTGAAGGGACCGCCCCACCGTCACCCCTGCCCCGGACCATCCAGGCTCCGGACCGTCCAGGCTCGGAGGCATCCAGGCTCCGAGCCGTTCACGAGAGTGAAGGCGCCCATGCCAGCCGTGGCTCCCCAGCCCGCCCCGCTGTCCCCGCCGTCCCGGCCGGGCCGGTCCGGCCCCGTCCGGTGGCGGGCCTGGCTCGCCGTGGCCTCCACCGCCGCCGTCCTCGGCTGCGGCCTGCTGGTCACCGCCGTACCGGCGCAGGCGGCGACGCCCGCGCCGATAGCGCTGACCTCCGGCCAGTGCCCGGCCGACATCGCCCAGGGCGAGATCGACGGCTGCGTCACCGAACTCCAGGACCTGCTCAACACCCACGGCGCCGGGATCGGCGTCGACGGCGACTTCGGCCCGGGCACCCTCACCGCCGTCAAGAACTACCAGAGCGCGCACGGCCTGTCCGCCGACGGCATCGTCGGACCGCTGACCAAGTCCTCACTCGACACCACCGGCGCGGTTCCCGCCGCGCTGGCGCTGACCTCCGCCCAGTGCCCGGCCGACATCGCCGAGGGCGAGATCGACGGCTGCGTCACGAAACTCCAGGACCTGCTCAACACCCACGGCGCCGGGATCGGCGTCGACGGCGACTTCGGCCCGGGCACCCTCACCGCCGTCAAGAACTACCAGAGCGCGCACGGCCTGTCCGCCGACGGCATCGTCGGGCCCAACACCAAGGCCGCGCTCGACGCCGTCAGCACCTCCGTTCCCGCGCCGATAGCGCTGACCTCCGGCCAGTGCCCGGCCGACATCGCCCAGGGCGAGATCGACGGCTGCGTCACCGAACTCCAGGACCTGCTCAACACCCACGGCGCCGGGATCGGCGTCGACGGCGACTTCGGCCCGGCCACCTTCACCGCGGTCGAGACCTACCAGGGCAACCACGGCCTGTCCGTGGACGGCATCGTCGGCCCCGACACCAAGGCCTCGCTGGACGGCGGCACCGTGACTCCCCCGCCGCCGCCGAGCGGCAGCGTGCTGTCGAAGATCGTCGGCTACGCCCAGGACATCGAGAACGGCGACGCCGAGCCCGGCTGGGACGGCGGCTGGCCCGGTGGCGCCATCCAGTACGTCTGGGGCGGCGGCCACGAGTCGCTGCCCGGCCCGTCCACCGGTACCTGCGTGGGCGACCCGCAGTCGCTGAGCTGCACCGACCCCGGCGCCATCGGCCTGGACTGCTCCGGCTTCGCCCGCTGGGTCTACGACCTGGCCTACGGTCAGGACGTGCTGGGGTCGGGCAGCACCGAGAACCAGATCGGCGAGATGACGCAGGTCAGCAGCCCGGTCGCGGGCGACCTGGTGTTCTTCGGCAGCAGCGCCTCGAACACCGAGCACGTGGGCGTCTACATCGGCGACGGCGAGATGATCAACTCCTACGACACCGGCACGGTCGTCCAGACCAACGCGGTGTCCGCCGGCGGCAACCTGATCGGCTACTACCAGTACTGAGGCGGCTCCGGGGTCCCGGGTTCAGGCCCGGGACCGCTGCCACCCGTGGTGGTACTCGGCCATGATCTCCTTGAGGTGGTGGCCGATCCGCAGGTGGTCCAGGTCGTCGAGGTTGGCCAGGGAGACCCGGACCGACCACTGCGGTCCGTCGAAGCCGCCGCCGTTGAGCAGGTCGAGCTCGATGTGGTGGCCGGCCCTGGCCGGGTCGTCGGAGATCCTCATGCCGCTGCCCTCCAGCAGCAGCCGCCGCGCATCCTCTCCCACAGTTCTCCCACAGTTCGCAGCAGGCGTCGGCCAGGTTGATCCGCCGCAGCATCGGGAAGAACTGGCTGTTCAGCAGGACGATGGTGATCAGCCCGAAGAGGTAGCAGACCGAGTAGGCGGTGGCCACGTGCGCCTGAAGCCCGGTGGCCTGGGCCGAGGTGATGCCCGGCAGCTTGCCGATCGCCTCCTGCGCGGTGCCGACCACGGCGGACTCGGTGGCGGCGCCCGCCAGGATGCCCGAGGCGGTGCCGGTGTCCAGGCCCGCGCCCTTGCCGATGGCGATCGCCATCAGGATCACCACCACCGCCTCCATCAGCGACAGCAGCGCGAACCGCAGCCCCTTGGCGTTGAGGTTGGCGAAGAAGACGATCAGGGTGCCGCAGATCCCGCCCAGCTGGATCGGCCCGCCCCGCAGCTTGCCGGTGAGATGGCCCAGCGCCAGGCAGGCGAACACCGCCAGTACCGCGTTCTCACGCAGCAGACTCACCGGATCGGCCGAAGGGCTTCCCAGCGAGCGGGCGGCCGACCCGGCCGTAGGTGTCAAGGACGTGACCATGAGCGAGTGCTCACCCACCCGTCGGCGACGTGGCCGGGCGGCGCAGGCGCAGCCGCGGCGCGCGGGGTGGAGCGCATGACCGGGCGGCGGAGCACTCCCCGCCATGGTCTCCCTGGCCGAAAGCGTCAAGGGCCGAGCGCGTCGGTGAGCCCGTCGGCGTCGAAGGTGCCGCTCTCCTCGCTCTCGGTGCGGGTGTTGCTCCAGCCTGCCCACACCGGTCGCCTACGGCGGCGCCCCCAGCGACGGCTGACCCGGCCCGGGCGCCCAGGCGGTGGCCGAGCGTGCCCGGTCGCTCACCGCCGGGCCTTTCGCCGCTGGTCACCGCGCTGCCGCACCCCGTGGTTCAGCAGCGTGGTGACGGTGAGCATCCACACCAGGACGGCCGGGACCAGCACCACCGATCGGGGGGCCGCGACGGCCAGGCCCAGGAGGGCCAGCGAGGCCGCGACCGAGAGCAGCAGCAGGACCACCCGGGCCCGGCTCCGGCCCCATTCCCGCAAGGCGAACCGGGCCCGCCGCAGCGGCGTCACCCGCATCGCGCTCAGTTCGCTGTCGAGATCTCGATCCGTCCGCAGCTCGGTCTCGATCTCCTCAAGGATCTTCTGTTCCTGCCAGGAAAGGGGCGGGCCGTTCATCACCAACACCTCCGCGCCAGCCGGAGAAACCTCATGCTGCGGTCTTTCCCCGATCCGGGGCCCGTCAAGCAGCCTCACGCCAACCATTCCGACACCCGTTCGGGTGGGCCGGGAGGCGGGGGCGGCGCCGGGCCGGGTGAATGGGAGCGCGGGCGGGCGGCGAGCGAAGGAGTACGGGCGTGTACTACAGCAGCGGGAACTATGAGGCGTTCGCCCGGCCGCGCAAGCCGCGGGGGGCGGAGCGCAAGCGGGCCTGGTTCGTCGGGGCCGGGCTGGCCTCGCTGGCCGGGGCGGCGTTCCTGGTGCGCGACGCGCAGGTCCCCGGGGAGCGGATCACCGTCCTGGAGCGGCTCCGGCTGCCCGGCGGCGCCCTGGACGGCATCAAGGAGCCGAAGAAGGGGTTCGTGGTCCGCGGCGGGCGCGAGCTGGAGGACCACATGGAGTGCCTGTGGGACCTGTTCCGCTCGGTGCCCTCGCTGGAGATCGACGGCGCGTCGGTGCTGGACGAGTTCTACTGGCTGAACAAGGACGACCCGAACAGCTCGCTCCAGCGGGTCACCGAGCGGCAGGGGCAGGACGCGGGCACCGACAACCGGTTCGCGCTGAACGACCACGCGCAGAAGGACCTGGTCCGGATCTTCCTCGCCACCCGGGAGGAGCTGGAGGGCAAGCGGATCGACGAGGTGTTCGGCCGCGACTTCCTGGACAGCAACTTCTGGCTGTACTGGCGCACCATGTTCGCGTTCGAGGAGTGGCACGGCGCGCTGGAGATGAAGCTGTACCTGCACCGCTTCGTGCACCACGTCGGCGGCCTGCAGGACCTGTCCGCGCTGAAGTTCACCAAGTACAACCAGTACGAGTCGCTGGTACTGCCGCTGACCCGCTGGCTGCTGGACCAGGGGGTGGTCTTCCGGTTCGGGACCGAGGTCACCGACATCGACTTCGAGACCGGCGCCGAACGCAAGCAGGCGACCCGGATCCACTGGGTGACGGCCGGGGAGCCCGGCGGTGTCGAACTCGGCGCGGACGACCTGGTGTTCACCACCATCGGCTCGCTCACCGAGAACTCCGACAACGGCGACCAGCACACCCCGGCCCGGCTCGACCAGGGCCCCGCCCCGGCCTGGGACCTGTGGCGGCGGATCGCCGCCAAGGACCCGTCGTTCGGGCATCCGGAGGTCTTCTGCGGGAACATCCCGCAGAGCAAGTGGGAGTCGGCCACGGTCACCACCCTGGACGAGCGGATCCCCCGGTACATCCGGAAGGTCGCCAAGCGCGACCCGTTCAGCGGCGGCGTGGTCACCGGCGGCATCGTCACCGCCCGCGACTCCTCCTGGCTGCTGAGCTGGACCGTCAACCGGCAGCCGCACTTCAAGCAGCAGCCGTCGGACCAGATCGTGGTGTGGCTGTACTCGCTGTTCGTGGACCGGCCCGGGGACTACGTGAAGAAGCCCATGCAGGAGTGCACCGGCGAGGAGATCACCCGGGAATGGCTCTACCACCTCGGCGTACCGGTCGCGGAGATCCCCGGGCTCGCGGCCGAGGCGGCGCGCTGCGTGCCGGTGATGATGCCCTATGTCACCTCGTTCTTCCTGCCGCGCCGGGCCGGTGACCGACCCGCCGTGGTGCCGGAGGGCGCGGTGAACTTCGCCTTCATCGGCCAGTTCGCGGAGACCGGCCGGGACTGCGTCTTCACCACCGAGTACTCCGTGCGCACCGGCATGGAGGCCGTGTACCGCCTGCTCGGTGTGGACCGCGGGCTGCCCGAGGTGTTCAACTCCACCTACGACCTGCGCACGTTGCTGGCCGCCGCGAGCTGCCTCCGCGACGGCGCCCAACTCGACCTGCCCGGGCCCGCGTTCGTCCGCAAGCGGCTGCTGCGCCGACTGGACACCACCGAAGTTGGCGAACTGCTGCGGGAGTTCGACCTGATCAGGGAGCCGGACGCGCG includes these proteins:
- a CDS encoding peptidoglycan-binding protein, with the translated sequence MAPQPAPLSPPSRPGRSGPVRWRAWLAVASTAAVLGCGLLVTAVPAQAATPAPIALTSGQCPADIAQGEIDGCVTELQDLLNTHGAGIGVDGDFGPGTLTAVKNYQSAHGLSADGIVGPLTKSSLDTTGAVPAALALTSAQCPADIAEGEIDGCVTKLQDLLNTHGAGIGVDGDFGPGTLTAVKNYQSAHGLSADGIVGPNTKAALDAVSTSVPAPIALTSGQCPADIAQGEIDGCVTELQDLLNTHGAGIGVDGDFGPATFTAVETYQGNHGLSVDGIVGPDTKASLDGGTVTPPPPPSGSVLSKIVGYAQDIENGDAEPGWDGGWPGGAIQYVWGGGHESLPGPSTGTCVGDPQSLSCTDPGAIGLDCSGFARWVYDLAYGQDVLGSGSTENQIGEMTQVSSPVAGDLVFFGSSASNTEHVGVYIGDGEMINSYDTGTVVQTNAVSAGGNLIGYYQY
- a CDS encoding helix-turn-helix transcriptional regulator; this translates as MARWKALPEGLDPTVVQLLVRLRRMKDDSGLSLDQLAVRTGYSVSSWERYLAQTFVYTPMVSVDAPGTPLRICLTAPGNGGSQCFTARTIGAATVAPGTVG
- a CDS encoding DUF3040 domain-containing protein, with protein sequence MNGPPLSWQEQKILEEIETELRTDRDLDSELSAMRVTPLRRARFALREWGRSRARVVLLLLSVAASLALLGLAVAAPRSVVLVPAVLVWMLTVTTLLNHGVRQRGDQRRKARR
- a CDS encoding oleate hydratase; amino-acid sequence: MYYSSGNYEAFARPRKPRGAERKRAWFVGAGLASLAGAAFLVRDAQVPGERITVLERLRLPGGALDGIKEPKKGFVVRGGRELEDHMECLWDLFRSVPSLEIDGASVLDEFYWLNKDDPNSSLQRVTERQGQDAGTDNRFALNDHAQKDLVRIFLATREELEGKRIDEVFGRDFLDSNFWLYWRTMFAFEEWHGALEMKLYLHRFVHHVGGLQDLSALKFTKYNQYESLVLPLTRWLLDQGVVFRFGTEVTDIDFETGAERKQATRIHWVTAGEPGGVELGADDLVFTTIGSLTENSDNGDQHTPARLDQGPAPAWDLWRRIAAKDPSFGHPEVFCGNIPQSKWESATVTTLDERIPRYIRKVAKRDPFSGGVVTGGIVTARDSSWLLSWTVNRQPHFKQQPSDQIVVWLYSLFVDRPGDYVKKPMQECTGEEITREWLYHLGVPVAEIPGLAAEAARCVPVMMPYVTSFFLPRRAGDRPAVVPEGAVNFAFIGQFAETGRDCVFTTEYSVRTGMEAVYRLLGVDRGLPEVFNSTYDLRTLLAAASCLRDGAQLDLPGPAFVRKRLLRRLDTTEVGELLREFDLIREPDAR
- a CDS encoding MDR family MFS transporter produces the protein MTILSGLVLGMFLAALDQTIVSTAIKTIGNDLNDLSAQAWVTTAFLITSTIAAPLFGKLSDIYGRKRLFMLSIVIFVLGSALCGLAQSMYELAGFRAFQGIGAGGIMPLALAVIGDIIPPRERARYQGYMMAVFASASVLGPVLGGLLSGTDSFLGAAGWRWIFYINVPIAIFALVVIAKVLHLDHVRRERRIDWWGSVLLAVGLVPLLVVAEQGQSWGWGSVDSFLCYLIGAAGLVLFVWVQHRMGDDALLPLRLFRSSTFSVASAQVTIIGMAMFGGMSVIPLYLQIVKGASPTKSGLLLLPLVAGLMLSSLGSGQLIARTGRYKIFPVIGSVLMVIGMGLMITIGADTALWQTDIYMAVFGIGLGLNMQSLVLAMQNAVDAKDMGVASSSSTFFRSIGGTLGTAIFLSILFSSAGSKISAQYTKAATDPAFLAAAKADPGQLASLNQHLKGGLDDTSFLNGLAKPLVHPFFVGFSDAGDTVFAITAVLLVVAIVLSACLKEVPLRMVSGNQARAREEAATADAAVGTDAAALAEPAEAAGDR